From the Solanum lycopersicum chromosome 10, SLM_r2.1 genome, one window contains:
- the LOC104644361 gene encoding zinc finger protein 8-like: protein MEKIEREALDFMNVESSSQLPITLPVNEKPIRLFGKEFGGGDSINMTATNMSEFIENNPFYDKPNIVKENHIKKNVEIMRKYECHYCFRSFPTSQALGGHQNAHKKERKNAKRHDQPSIYGITNRNRLGEATVSTRTHYHSTWTNINNNTPRFDGNGHNVNVISPINGNPLTFWQIPPAFNQYISSSSDNNNNLVFSNDDLIRNPPMVNISNNCEYKPKGEVQDHVSLDLHL from the exons ATGGAGAAGATTGAAAGAGAAGCTCTTGATTTCATGAATGTAGAGTCCTCCTCTCAACTTCCTATTACCCTACCCGTTAACGAAAAGCCTATTAGGCTTTTTGGTAAAGAATTTGGTGGTGGTGATAGTATTAATATGACCGCCACCAATATGTctgaatttattgaaaataatccTTTTTATGACAAACCAAATATTGTTAAAGAAAATCATATCAAGAAGAATGTTGAAATCATGAGGAAATATGAATGTCACTATTGTTTTAGAAGCTTTCCAACTTCTCAAGCTTTAGGAGGCCATCAAAATGCAcacaagaaagaaagaaaaaatgccAAACGACATG ATCAACCGAGCATTTACGGGATAACGAACCGTAATCGCCTTGGTGAAGCAACTGTATCTACAAGAACTCATTATCATTCAACATGGACCAACATTAACAATAATACTCCTAGGTTTGATGGAAATGGCCATAATGTTAATGTTATTAGTCCTATAAATGGAAATCCATTGACATTTTGGCAGATTCCTCCAGcatttaatcaatatatttcttcttcttctgataataataataatttagttttttctaATGATGATTTGATTAGGAATCCTCCAATGGTTAATATTAGCAATAATTGTGAGTATAAACCAAAGGGAGAAGTTCAAGATCATGTGAGTTTAGATTTGCACTTGTAA